The Gloeobacter violaceus PCC 7421 DNA window CACGCTAGATCTCGATTTGCTGTGGTACGACGACTGGGTGCAGGCGGATACCGTCCTGACGCTGCCCCATCCGCGCCTGGAGGAGCGCCCCTTCGTGCTGGTGCCGCTGGCCCAGATCGCTCCCGACTGGCGCCATCCGCTCACGGACAAGCGCGTCGCCGATCTGGGCGCCGAGGTTTCGGCGCGGGGCGTCGAGCGCGTCGTGGAACGGGCCGTGGTGGCCACTGCCCTCGGCCCGGTGGATCTCAGACCCCTTGCCCCGGCGGATCACCCGCCGCTCAGGGATCTGGCGGTGCGCTGCTGGTGGGCGACCTACCGGGGCCTGCTCGAAGAGGAATATATCGAATCGTTCGTGGGCCACACCTACAGCCTCGAAGCGATTGGCCGGGCTGCCGCCCGCCCGGACGGCCATTTTTGGGTGGCGGAGGCGCCGGGGGGCGCCCTGGTGGGTTTTACCCAGGTGCTGGCGGTCGGGCGGGTCGCGCATCTGGTCCGCCTCTACGTGGCTCCCGAGGTGCAGGCCCTAGGTATCGGTTCCGCCCTGTGGCGCCTGGTCCACAGCAAGCTCGCCGCAATCGGGGTGGGGGTGTGCACCCTGACGGTGCTTGCCACCAACGTCGGCGCCGTCCGCTTCTACGAGCGCCAAGGTTTTGAGCGCACCGGCAGCACCCCCGGCAACCGCTTCGAGTACCGCATCCGGATCGGGGGCGATGGCTGAATCGGCTCTCACTCCCCTGCGACTGGCCCAACTGCGCCGTTTTGCCGCCCGCTTCGCACTCAGTGAACCGGAAGCCCTCAGTTGGGAGTTGTTGCACCGGGCGCTCATCCACCCGAGCTGGTCCGCCCAGGAAGGCGGCGAGGACAACGACCGGCTCGAATTTTTGGGCGATGAAATCCTGCGGCTGCTGGCGGCGGAATTTTTGTACCGGGCCGACCCGGAACTGACGGTGGGCGAGATGACCGCCGTGCGCTCGGTGCTGGTGAGCGATGTGGCCCTGGCCGAGCTGGCGGAAGGTTACGACCTGGGGGAATTTCTGGTGGTGGGCCGCTCCGCGAGCGGTGACGAGCGCGGTCGGATCACACGACTGGCGGACGGATTCGAGGCGGTGATCGGGGCGCTGTATCTGAGCACCGGCGATTTGGGCCTGATTCGCCCGTGGCTTTTGCCCCATCTGGCACACCTTGCCGAATCGGTGATGGCCGACCCGACCCGCGGCAACCACAAATCGGCGCTGCAGGAGCTGACCCAGAAGCTCGCCGCCGGCGAGTTGCCCGAGTACCGACTGGTGGATCCGGGGCCGCCCTTTCGCTATGAAGTCTGGGCGTTGGGCCGCCTGTGGGGTAGCGGCGAAGGGCCGTCCAAAAAGCTCGCCCAGCAGCGGGCCGCCCGGGGCGCCTACGCGGCCCTGCGCTCGGCCTTCGATACGGCGCTGCAGTAGGATAGGGACAACTTTGCCGCCGGTCTATGCTCGCCTTTGAGATCCTGCAGAGCTTTGTCAACTTCCTGGGTTTCCTGTTATTGATCCTCGTGCAGGGGATGGTCTTTGCCTTCGCCTACCTGCTCATTTTCGTAGGCGGCACGGGGCTGGGAAAAGGGGCCAAAGCGCGCCGCCCAAGCAGCGGCGGGCCTTTGGCACGCTGGTTGGGCCGCTACCGCGAGGGCGAGCGCGACCGGGAGGTGCGCTTCTGCGACATCGTCGGCCTCGAAGAAGCGAAGCAGGAACTCGAACAACTGGTAGACGTGCTCAAGCGCCCCGAATCCTACCGGGTAGTGGGGGCCGAACCGCCCCGGGGGGTGCTGCTGGTAGGACCGCCGGGCACCGGCAAGACGATGATCGCCCGCGCCATCGCCAACGAGGCGGGGGTGCCGTTCTATAGCCTGGCGGCGGCGGATTTTGCGAATATGTTTTTGGGCGTCGGTTCCCAGCGCATTCGCCAGATCTACCGCACCGCCCGCCGCCACCCCAGAGCGATCGTCTTTATCGACGAAATCGAAGTGCTCGCCAAAGCGCGCGGCACGGGCCTCGGCACCTTCGAGGGCGACAGCAACACCCTCAACGCCTTTCTCAACGAACTGGACGGCTTCGCGATCAACCCCGGGGTGATCACGATCGGAGCCACCAACCTCGAAGATCAAGTCGACGCGGCGGTCATGCGCCCGGGTCGCCTCGACTGGCAAATTTATATCGGTCCGCCTGCGGAGGCCGACCGCGAAAAACTGTTTCGCTTCTACCTGGAGCGCACCTGCAATACCGCCGACCCGG harbors:
- the folK gene encoding 2-amino-4-hydroxy-6-hydroxymethyldihydropteridine diphosphokinase encodes the protein MARAAIALGANLGERLETLTRAVRSLHRPGDGLAVTAISSWYETEPVGPVQPLYINGCLTLQTELAPVSLLGELQQREAAAGRTREVHWGARTLDLDLLWYDDWVQADTVLTLPHPRLEERPFVLVPLAQIAPDWRHPLTDKRVADLGAEVSARGVERVVERAVVATALGPVDLRPLAPADHPPLRDLAVRCWWATYRGLLEEEYIESFVGHTYSLEAIGRAAARPDGHFWVAEAPGGALVGFTQVLAVGRVAHLVRLYVAPEVQALGIGSALWRLVHSKLAAIGVGVCTLTVLATNVGAVRFYERQGFERTGSTPGNRFEYRIRIGGDG
- the rnc gene encoding ribonuclease III, with protein sequence MAESALTPLRLAQLRRFAARFALSEPEALSWELLHRALIHPSWSAQEGGEDNDRLEFLGDEILRLLAAEFLYRADPELTVGEMTAVRSVLVSDVALAELAEGYDLGEFLVVGRSASGDERGRITRLADGFEAVIGALYLSTGDLGLIRPWLLPHLAHLAESVMADPTRGNHKSALQELTQKLAAGELPEYRLVDPGPPFRYEVWALGRLWGSGEGPSKKLAQQRAARGAYAALRSAFDTALQ